One Streptomyces hundungensis DNA segment encodes these proteins:
- a CDS encoding LysE family translocator: MIGAGVVASYSVVALLGAMSPGPDFALVSRFAALQGRLVGLGAAAGVAAGMAVNTIAAVCGVGAALAASPAVFRAITLAGAAYLCYIGVRALLAARRRDDAAAPQSEPQAQRATVPWVAFRQGLITNVLNPKSVVFLIALLPQFLTDRSTWADKAVLGAITVLAVLAWFSAVSLAVGAFQAVFKKSAARRALNAVTGLVLVSIAAFLVVVS; the protein is encoded by the coding sequence ATGATCGGCGCGGGCGTGGTGGCGTCGTACTCGGTCGTGGCCCTGCTGGGCGCGATGTCGCCCGGCCCGGACTTCGCCCTGGTCAGCCGTTTCGCGGCGCTCCAGGGACGGCTCGTGGGACTCGGCGCCGCGGCCGGTGTCGCCGCGGGGATGGCGGTCAACACGATCGCCGCCGTGTGCGGGGTCGGCGCTGCCCTCGCCGCCTCCCCGGCCGTCTTCCGTGCCATCACGCTGGCGGGCGCCGCCTACCTCTGTTACATCGGGGTCCGCGCGCTGCTCGCCGCCCGCCGGCGGGACGACGCCGCCGCTCCGCAGAGCGAGCCGCAGGCGCAGCGCGCGACCGTACCGTGGGTCGCGTTCCGGCAGGGGCTGATCACCAACGTCCTGAACCCCAAGTCCGTGGTGTTCCTGATCGCGCTCCTCCCCCAGTTCCTGACCGACCGCTCGACGTGGGCGGACAAGGCGGTCCTCGGGGCGATCACGGTGCTCGCCGTGCTGGCGTGGTTCAGCGCGGTGTCGCTGGCGGTCGGCGCGTTCCAGGCCGTCTTCAAGAAGTCGGCCGCGCGACGGGCCCTGAACGCCGTCACCGGTCTCGTCCTCGTCTCCATCGCGGCATTCCTCGTCGTCGTGTCCTGA
- a CDS encoding Lrp/AsnC family transcriptional regulator, translated as MSKNGIPDATDKRIASALQLHGRAPWDQIAQVLGLSERTTARRGQRLLDEGMIRVIGVLDTQLIGRPAPVLLGLRVETGSARAIAASLSGLAETRTVMALCGSIDHFVEVIPESQSSLRTFLFDRLPAQVRSSSSYPVLRFYTGSHEWNGGALTEDEERALRQEPRSPFGGRSGVVDLHTEEHRITQLLARDGRMSTTRLAGELGVSQATASRRLAAVLEQGVVRIRADVAPSLFGLTTEALLWLRVSYRHLDEVGRTLSDRPEVMTLVSVSGSYQICAHVAVRDTHHLQAFLTDVVGALDAVSDIDVSILLETFKRGGFTLAAPSPAQVPTPDAPDCPPAAPEK; from the coding sequence ATGAGTAAGAATGGCATCCCAGATGCGACCGACAAGCGTATCGCCTCGGCCCTCCAACTCCACGGCCGCGCGCCGTGGGACCAGATCGCCCAGGTCCTGGGGTTGTCCGAACGGACCACCGCACGCCGGGGCCAGCGGTTGCTCGACGAGGGGATGATCCGTGTCATCGGCGTACTCGACACCCAGCTCATCGGCCGTCCCGCGCCGGTGCTCCTGGGGCTGCGGGTGGAGACCGGGAGCGCCCGCGCGATCGCAGCCTCGCTCTCGGGCTTGGCCGAAACCCGCACCGTCATGGCGCTGTGCGGCTCCATCGACCACTTCGTCGAGGTCATCCCCGAGAGCCAGAGCTCGTTGCGGACCTTCCTCTTCGACCGGCTCCCGGCCCAGGTGCGCAGTTCGTCCTCGTATCCGGTACTGCGCTTCTACACCGGCAGCCACGAATGGAACGGCGGCGCGCTCACCGAGGACGAGGAGCGGGCGCTGCGGCAGGAGCCGCGCTCGCCGTTCGGCGGCCGGTCCGGCGTCGTCGACCTGCACACGGAGGAGCACCGCATCACCCAACTCCTCGCGCGCGACGGGCGGATGTCCACGACCCGGCTCGCCGGTGAACTCGGGGTCAGCCAGGCCACGGCCTCCCGCCGGCTCGCCGCCGTACTCGAACAGGGAGTGGTGCGCATCCGCGCCGACGTGGCGCCCTCCCTCTTCGGTCTGACCACCGAGGCGCTGTTGTGGCTGCGCGTCTCCTACCGGCACCTCGACGAGGTCGGCCGGACCCTGTCGGACCGGCCGGAGGTGATGACGCTGGTCTCGGTCAGCGGGTCGTACCAGATCTGCGCACACGTGGCCGTGCGGGACACCCACCACCTCCAGGCCTTCCTCACCGATGTGGTGGGGGCGCTCGACGCCGTCTCGGACATCGACGTCTCCATCCTCCTCGAAACGTTCAAGCGCGGGGGCTTCACCCTTGCCGCGCCCTCGCCGGCGCAGGTACCGACCCCCGATGCGCCCGACTGCCCCCCTGCTGCCCCGGAGAAGTGA
- a CDS encoding inositol monophosphatase family protein — MINTYPSSEDAEVAIAAVRAGAEVVRNSYGQRLARIDKGAGDFATTADLEAERAILDVIRSTRPHDAVLGEEGGQQGSLDSSRQWLVDPLCGTLNYAVGTMLVAVNVALRGGPAAVADPFSGEVFFTDGVSARVRQDGKDTPLTPTAATRLVDVNLDPPFPNAPAFKATDLLGHPTFIARFRPRVLSTTLALAWVAAGRRAAYVTDGADLSDSVHFAAGIALCRAAGCVVTGVNGAPIGDGGLGVVAAADADTHELLMSMIRPEG, encoded by the coding sequence ATGATCAACACCTACCCGAGCTCCGAGGACGCCGAGGTCGCCATAGCCGCCGTGCGCGCCGGCGCCGAAGTGGTACGCAACAGCTACGGGCAGCGCCTCGCCCGTATCGACAAGGGCGCCGGGGACTTCGCGACCACGGCCGACCTGGAGGCCGAGCGGGCGATCCTCGACGTCATCCGGTCAACTCGCCCCCACGACGCGGTACTTGGCGAGGAGGGCGGGCAGCAGGGCTCCCTCGACTCGTCCCGCCAGTGGTTGGTGGATCCTCTCTGCGGCACGCTCAACTACGCCGTCGGCACGATGCTCGTGGCCGTCAACGTGGCGCTGCGCGGCGGCCCCGCGGCGGTGGCCGACCCCTTCAGCGGCGAGGTCTTCTTCACCGACGGCGTGTCCGCGCGGGTCCGTCAGGACGGGAAGGACACTCCCCTGACGCCTACGGCCGCGACGCGGCTCGTGGACGTCAACCTGGATCCGCCCTTCCCCAACGCGCCCGCGTTCAAAGCCACGGACCTGCTCGGTCACCCCACGTTCATCGCCCGCTTCCGGCCCCGCGTCCTGTCCACCACGCTCGCCCTCGCCTGGGTCGCGGCGGGCAGACGGGCCGCCTATGTCACCGACGGCGCCGACCTTTCCGACAGCGTGCACTTCGCCGCCGGCATCGCGCTGTGCCGGGCCGCGGGCTGCGTGGTCACCGGCGTCAACGGCGCGCCGATCGGGGACGGGGGGCTCGGTGTCGTGGCGGCGGCGGACGCCGATACCCATGAGCTCCTGATGTCGATGATCCGGCCGGAGGGGTAG
- a CDS encoding chorismate mutase, which yields MPETDMSLPAVAPNDITSLRSRIDAIDAEITRLVAERRAYSHAVQASRLHRGGPRTELARERGIIERYAASLGPTGIALANLLLTDCRGTLPHSPAIARGVRA from the coding sequence GTGCCGGAGACAGACATGTCCTTGCCCGCCGTGGCCCCGAACGACATCACCAGCCTGCGCAGCAGAATCGACGCCATCGACGCGGAGATCACCCGCCTGGTCGCGGAACGCCGGGCGTACTCGCACGCGGTGCAGGCAAGCCGGCTGCACCGCGGCGGACCCCGTACCGAACTCGCCAGGGAGCGCGGGATCATCGAGCGCTACGCCGCGAGCCTCGGCCCGACCGGCATCGCGCTGGCCAACTTATTGCTGACCGACTGCCGGGGCACCCTCCCCCACTCGCCGGCGATCGCGCGCGGGGTCCGGGCGTGA
- the rph gene encoding rifamycin-inactivating phosphotransferase: protein MTEQYVRDLEEVDETRIAMVGGKGAHLGALSHIEGVRVPGGFCVTTDAFRRVMAEEPAIVDQLERLSQVDPDDREAIRALSAEIRRTVEGIAIPQDITRTITHALAELGERTACAVRSSATAEDLPTASFAGQQDTYLNVVGAPEVLRHISRCWASTFTERAVTYRLRNGIDHRTVHMAVVVQRMVFPQASGILFTADPVTGDRKVATVDAGFGLGEALVSGLVNPDVFAVRDGAVVARTIAAKQRAVEALPDGGTREVAVAPQRQEEPALTDAQVLRLVELGRRIEAHFGRPQDIEWCLVDDDFRIVQSRPITTLFPVPEAGDDENHVYLSVGHQQMMTDPMKPLGLSVWQLTAMAPMQEAGGRLFVDATRRLASPASRTSLLDIVGRGDPLTRDALETLLDRDDFIRSIPDATPGTPSAVLPTATIETDPAIVTQAIERTRAALAVLEREIRTKTGPALLDYLLEAFQEHKRVLGDPLSLQVIMAGMEATWWLNDNLLEWLGEKNAADTLTLSAPDNITSEMGLALLDVADVIRPHPEVVAFLQGVEDDLFLDELPKFAGGAEARDAIEAYLDRYGMRCAGEIDITRPRWRESPRTLVPALLDNVRNFEPGAAERRFAQGRQKAWEKEQDVLSRLRALPDGERKADETKRMIDRVRTFIGYREYPKYGIISRFFVYKQALMAEAERLVGAGVVSAAEDVFYLTFQELHEVVRTHEVDEGLIARRKDAYRSYLALTPPRVLTSDGEALNGAYRRDDVPAGALAGLPVSAGTVEGRARVILDMADAELEAGDILVTTFTDPSWSPLFVGIAGLVTEVGGLMTHGAVIAREYGLPAVVGVEGATRRIVDGQRIRVHGSDGYVEILP, encoded by the coding sequence GTGACTGAGCAGTATGTGAGGGACCTGGAAGAGGTCGACGAGACGCGGATCGCGATGGTCGGCGGCAAGGGGGCGCATCTGGGGGCGCTCTCCCACATCGAGGGCGTCCGGGTACCAGGTGGCTTCTGTGTGACGACGGACGCCTTCCGGCGGGTCATGGCGGAGGAACCGGCGATCGTGGATCAGCTGGAGCGGTTGTCCCAGGTGGACCCCGACGACCGGGAGGCGATCCGCGCGCTGAGCGCGGAGATCCGCCGGACCGTCGAAGGGATCGCGATCCCGCAGGACATCACACGGACGATCACCCACGCGCTGGCGGAGCTCGGTGAACGAACCGCTTGTGCCGTACGGTCCAGCGCCACGGCGGAGGACCTGCCGACGGCTTCCTTCGCCGGCCAGCAGGACACGTACCTGAACGTGGTAGGGGCGCCGGAGGTCCTCCGGCACATCAGCCGGTGCTGGGCGTCGACGTTCACCGAGCGGGCCGTGACCTACCGGCTGCGCAACGGCATCGACCATCGCACGGTCCACATGGCCGTCGTCGTGCAGCGGATGGTCTTCCCGCAGGCGTCCGGGATCCTGTTCACGGCCGACCCCGTCACCGGCGACCGGAAGGTCGCGACCGTGGACGCCGGGTTCGGTCTCGGCGAGGCGCTGGTGTCCGGTCTGGTCAACCCGGACGTCTTCGCGGTGCGCGACGGCGCGGTGGTGGCCCGGACGATCGCCGCCAAGCAGCGGGCCGTCGAGGCACTCCCGGACGGCGGAACGCGGGAAGTGGCGGTCGCCCCGCAGCGGCAGGAGGAGCCGGCCCTGACCGATGCGCAGGTGCTGCGACTCGTGGAGCTCGGGCGGCGGATCGAGGCGCACTTCGGCCGCCCGCAGGACATCGAGTGGTGCCTGGTCGACGACGACTTCCGGATCGTCCAGAGCCGGCCCATCACGACGCTGTTCCCCGTCCCCGAGGCCGGTGACGACGAGAACCACGTCTACCTCTCCGTCGGGCACCAGCAGATGATGACCGATCCCATGAAGCCCCTGGGGCTTTCCGTATGGCAGTTGACGGCCATGGCACCGATGCAGGAGGCCGGCGGGAGGCTGTTCGTCGACGCCACGCGGCGCCTCGCCTCGCCCGCGAGCCGCACGAGTCTCCTGGACATCGTGGGCAGGGGGGACCCGCTGACGAGGGACGCGTTGGAGACCCTCCTCGACCGTGACGACTTCATCCGCTCCATCCCGGACGCGACCCCGGGCACCCCGTCGGCCGTCCTGCCGACCGCCACCATCGAGACCGATCCGGCCATCGTCACTCAGGCGATCGAACGCACCCGGGCAGCTCTCGCCGTGCTTGAGCGGGAGATTCGGACGAAGACCGGACCGGCCCTCCTGGACTACCTCCTGGAGGCCTTCCAGGAGCACAAGCGCGTGCTCGGTGACCCCCTCAGCCTTCAGGTGATCATGGCGGGCATGGAGGCCACCTGGTGGCTCAACGACAACCTGCTGGAGTGGCTGGGCGAGAAGAACGCGGCCGACACACTGACCCTGTCCGCCCCCGACAACATCACGTCGGAGATGGGCCTCGCGCTGCTCGACGTCGCCGACGTGATCCGCCCGCACCCCGAGGTGGTGGCGTTCTTGCAGGGCGTCGAGGACGACCTTTTCCTGGACGAGCTGCCCAAGTTCGCGGGTGGCGCCGAGGCGCGCGACGCCATCGAGGCCTACCTCGACCGGTACGGCATGCGCTGCGCCGGCGAGATCGACATCACGCGGCCCCGGTGGCGCGAGAGCCCCCGCACGCTCGTGCCCGCCCTCCTCGACAACGTCAGGAACTTCGAACCGGGGGCGGCTGAGCGGCGTTTCGCGCAGGGGCGTCAGAAGGCGTGGGAGAAGGAACAGGACGTACTGTCCCGGCTGCGGGCCCTGCCGGACGGGGAACGCAAGGCCGACGAGACCAAGCGGATGATCGACCGGGTCAGAACCTTCATCGGCTACCGGGAGTACCCCAAGTACGGCATCATCAGCCGCTTCTTCGTCTACAAGCAGGCCCTGATGGCGGAGGCCGAGCGCCTCGTGGGGGCCGGCGTGGTGTCGGCGGCGGAGGACGTCTTCTACCTCACGTTCCAGGAACTCCACGAGGTGGTGCGCACGCACGAGGTGGACGAAGGGCTCATCGCGCGGCGCAAGGACGCGTACCGGTCGTATCTCGCGCTCACCCCGCCCCGCGTGCTCACCTCGGACGGCGAGGCCCTGAACGGGGCGTACCGGCGCGACGACGTGCCGGCCGGTGCGCTGGCGGGTCTGCCGGTGTCGGCCGGGACCGTCGAGGGCAGGGCCCGCGTCATCCTCGACATGGCGGACGCCGAGCTCGAAGCGGGCGACATCCTGGTCACCACCTTCACGGACCCCAGCTGGTCACCGCTGTTCGTGGGGATCGCGGGACTGGTGACGGAGGTGGGTGGTCTGATGACCCATGGCGCGGTGATCGCCCGCGAGTACGGGCTGCCGGCCGTCGTGGGCGTGGAAGGGGCCACCCGGCGGATCGTGGACGGGCAGCGGATCCGGGTGCACGGATCGGACGGGTACGTCGAGATCCTGCCCTGA
- a CDS encoding M20/M25/M40 family metallo-hydrolase, with translation MSVATEAVSTTSHVVQYCSDLIRMDTTVGRRPEREAAEYVAARLAEANLEPLLLEGSPGRTNVVARVPGREQDLPPLLIHCHLDVVPADPTGWSVHPFSGEVADGYVWGRGAVDMKDMVAMTLDVVTGMHAAGRAPRRDLVLAFVADEEDGGGHGAGWLIEHHPELFADCEVAIGEVGGFSVPTPRGFLYLLETAQKGAFTLELTARGLAGHGSMLNDRNAVQALARTVTAIADHPFPLRLTDTTRDFLDQLGEAFDLDDASGDPDEALAAVGAVGRIVGATLRHTATPVVLRAGGAPNVVPSDAHAQIDCRSVPGYEDEFLAALRRLIPPEVHWNVIPRGQGHENGPDAALTETIAASLLAEDPTARLVPFCMSSATDARHFSRLGIRCFGFVPLRLPHDSDFVSMFHGVDERVAIDSLTFGTRVLDRFLSAY, from the coding sequence ATGAGTGTCGCCACCGAGGCGGTCAGCACCACCTCGCACGTCGTCCAGTACTGCTCCGACCTCATACGGATGGACACCACCGTGGGGCGCCGACCCGAACGGGAGGCGGCCGAGTACGTGGCCGCCCGCCTCGCCGAAGCGAATCTCGAACCGCTCCTCCTGGAGGGCAGTCCCGGACGCACCAACGTCGTGGCACGCGTCCCCGGCCGCGAACAGGACCTGCCACCGCTGCTGATCCACTGTCACCTCGACGTCGTGCCCGCCGACCCCACCGGGTGGTCGGTGCACCCCTTCTCGGGGGAGGTCGCCGACGGGTACGTATGGGGCCGGGGCGCCGTCGACATGAAGGACATGGTCGCCATGACGCTGGACGTGGTGACCGGCATGCACGCCGCGGGCCGCGCCCCCCGCCGCGATCTGGTCCTCGCCTTCGTCGCCGACGAGGAGGACGGGGGCGGCCACGGGGCCGGCTGGCTGATCGAGCACCATCCGGAACTCTTCGCCGACTGCGAGGTGGCCATCGGAGAGGTCGGCGGATTCAGCGTCCCCACCCCCAGAGGCTTCCTCTACCTCCTGGAGACGGCCCAGAAAGGGGCGTTCACCCTGGAGCTCACCGCACGCGGCCTGGCCGGTCACGGCTCCATGCTCAACGACCGCAACGCCGTTCAGGCCCTGGCCCGTACGGTCACCGCCATCGCCGACCATCCCTTCCCCTTGCGTCTCACCGACACCACCCGTGACTTCCTTGACCAGTTGGGGGAGGCCTTCGACCTGGACGACGCGTCCGGCGACCCGGACGAGGCGCTGGCGGCGGTCGGCGCCGTGGGCCGCATCGTCGGGGCGACACTGCGCCACACGGCGACCCCCGTGGTGCTGCGGGCCGGCGGCGCGCCCAACGTCGTTCCCTCCGACGCGCACGCCCAGATCGACTGCCGCAGCGTGCCCGGTTACGAGGACGAGTTCCTCGCCGCGCTGCGCCGGCTGATCCCGCCCGAGGTCCACTGGAATGTGATCCCGCGGGGCCAGGGACATGAGAACGGCCCCGACGCCGCGCTCACCGAGACCATCGCCGCCTCCCTCCTCGCGGAGGACCCCACCGCCCGGCTCGTGCCGTTCTGCATGTCCTCGGCGACGGATGCCCGCCACTTCTCCCGCCTCGGGATCCGCTGCTTCGGCTTCGTCCCGCTGCGCCTGCCCCACGACAGCGACTTCGTGTCGATGTTCCACGGCGTCGACGAACGGGTGGCCATCGACTCCCTCACCTTCGGCACCCGGGTCCTTGACCGCTTCCTCTCCGCGTACTGA
- a CDS encoding glucokinase, which yields MPHISRERIIGLPRTEMAGIDAGGTKTHMRFLDPVTGEIRHVQARSADYDSLEHLFYGCFDMAGCLPRSLVAGVAGRPGRDGDVRITNHPQWPTFRRRAFATDLEMSLVTINDMVATTAGVADLDESDWVALTPDVAPHPGPALLAVSVGTGVGSASVDREGQAHPAESGHIAWQPVTVLEEEYLRSLQRLRPGIPISVELSIGGLRGIDHMYDFMTTRKKPGPYIQEHVDRFRREHRGIGPVITAAAVGGDACCREIMRLFGAILGQFLRSNVLMCMSEGGSVWLTSGVLQAPGVCDLLISDTAFLERFIATGAEHAELMQEIPLFAVTDRQVAVRGAFALTRQAAEQEPAVLH from the coding sequence ATGCCGCATATTTCCCGAGAGCGGATCATCGGTCTTCCCCGTACCGAGATGGCCGGTATCGACGCCGGTGGCACCAAGACACACATGCGCTTCCTGGATCCGGTCACCGGAGAGATCAGGCACGTTCAGGCTCGATCAGCCGACTACGACTCGCTTGAGCACCTCTTCTACGGTTGCTTCGACATGGCCGGCTGTCTGCCGCGGTCCCTGGTCGCGGGCGTGGCCGGCCGGCCCGGGCGCGACGGCGACGTCAGGATCACCAACCACCCGCAGTGGCCCACCTTCCGGCGGCGAGCCTTCGCCACGGACCTGGAGATGTCACTCGTCACCATCAACGACATGGTCGCCACGACGGCCGGAGTCGCCGACCTCGACGAGTCCGACTGGGTGGCGCTGACCCCGGACGTGGCACCCCACCCGGGCCCCGCCCTGCTCGCCGTGTCGGTCGGAACCGGCGTCGGCAGCGCCTCGGTGGACCGCGAGGGGCAGGCCCACCCGGCGGAATCCGGCCATATCGCCTGGCAGCCTGTGACGGTCCTCGAGGAGGAGTACCTCCGGTCCTTGCAGCGGCTCCGCCCGGGCATTCCGATCTCGGTCGAGCTGTCCATCGGCGGCCTGCGCGGGATCGACCACATGTATGACTTCATGACCACGCGGAAGAAGCCGGGCCCCTACATCCAGGAGCACGTCGACCGCTTCCGCCGCGAGCACCGCGGCATCGGCCCGGTGATCACCGCGGCGGCCGTCGGCGGCGACGCCTGCTGCCGCGAGATCATGCGGCTTTTCGGCGCCATCCTGGGGCAGTTCCTCCGCAGCAACGTGCTGATGTGCATGAGCGAGGGCGGCTCCGTGTGGCTCACCAGTGGGGTGTTGCAGGCCCCGGGCGTGTGCGACCTCCTGATCTCGGACACGGCGTTCCTGGAGCGCTTCATCGCGACCGGCGCGGAGCACGCCGAGCTCATGCAGGAGATCCCCCTCTTCGCCGTGACGGACCGTCAGGTCGCGGTGCGCGGGGCGTTCGCACTCACCCGTCAGGCCGCCGAACAGGAGCCCGCCGTACTCCACTAA
- a CDS encoding serine/threonine dehydratase: MRVQQLTYGDVRAAAARVAGRTRPAVVSEVDRGVVPTAPGGPLDASGRQDCRVWLVHEYMQHTGSFKARGAQNFLLAHREAGTLPDAGLTIASGGNAGLACAWAAQQHGVRATVFLPETAPRVKVERLRGYGAEVRLTGSEYAAALAACEEFASATGALASHAYAHPLIGAGAGTLLDEVLARVPDLDTVVVSVGGGGLFAGVAVAAQHHGIRTVGAEPENCRAWNAGIEAGRPVDVEVASVAADSLGARRTWQGALDAAKHGLVHSVLVTDAEIVAARQALWDSRRIAVEHAAATALAPLLASQDEESGPPSLDGGPLGRAYRPRPGEKVAVILCGSNTDPSDLVGRVPKAA, translated from the coding sequence ATGCGCGTGCAGCAGCTCACCTATGGTGACGTCCGGGCCGCCGCGGCCCGCGTCGCCGGCCGCACCCGGCCCGCCGTCGTCTCCGAGGTCGATCGCGGCGTGGTCCCCACCGCCCCAGGCGGCCCGCTGGACGCGAGCGGGCGCCAGGACTGTCGCGTCTGGCTGGTGCACGAGTACATGCAGCACACCGGCAGCTTCAAGGCGCGCGGCGCGCAGAACTTCCTGCTGGCCCACCGCGAGGCGGGCACCCTGCCCGACGCCGGTCTCACCATCGCCTCCGGCGGCAACGCGGGACTGGCCTGCGCGTGGGCGGCCCAGCAACACGGCGTCAGGGCAACGGTGTTCCTGCCCGAGACCGCGCCGCGGGTGAAGGTGGAGCGGCTGCGCGGGTACGGAGCGGAGGTCCGTCTGACGGGCAGTGAGTACGCCGCGGCGCTCGCGGCCTGCGAGGAGTTCGCGTCCGCCACCGGCGCTCTGGCGAGCCACGCCTACGCGCATCCGCTCATCGGCGCCGGAGCGGGAACCCTGCTCGACGAGGTCCTCGCGCGCGTCCCCGACCTGGACACCGTCGTCGTGTCGGTCGGGGGCGGCGGTCTGTTCGCCGGCGTCGCCGTCGCCGCACAGCACCACGGAATCCGCACCGTCGGCGCCGAGCCGGAGAACTGCCGGGCCTGGAACGCGGGGATCGAAGCGGGCCGCCCGGTCGACGTCGAGGTGGCCTCCGTGGCCGCGGACTCGCTCGGCGCCCGCCGCACCTGGCAGGGGGCGCTCGACGCCGCCAAGCACGGTCTGGTCCACTCCGTGCTCGTCACCGACGCCGAGATCGTCGCCGCGCGGCAAGCGCTGTGGGACAGCCGTCGCATCGCCGTCGAACACGCCGCCGCGACCGCCCTGGCACCGCTGCTGGCCTCCCAGGACGAGGAGAGCGGCCCGCCGTCGCTCGACGGCGGGCCCCTCGGCCGTGCCTATCGGCCGCGCCCCGGGGAGAAGGTCGCGGTGATCCTCTGCGGCTCCAACACGGACCCGTCCGACCTGGTGGGCCGCGTCCCGAAGGCAGCGTGA
- a CDS encoding 2OG-Fe(II) oxygenase yields MSSTLHDASLVAENTDVIQQIDPLFDVLSSTVPYRSDLVRLAAGTLAAVRLPSHLPAEWCAELVRALDDCEFDTYDERRIFPPVTKLGPAVFDYYLDHAIRAEYWEHAEQSRRTWKRIVGDNDPLDTLISELRLIWQGPVEAATVGGRELFVGMVRELTGGARMHFDELMREFPGVVDQELVAQFGFNCYISVPEEGGELVVYRRRWKPSDERERIGYGWSERIAADEPRVMVKPGVGDSVWFDSRNFHSITPNTAGRRLSIAFFCGVTPENKLVLWS; encoded by the coding sequence ATGTCCAGCACCCTTCATGACGCTTCCCTCGTCGCCGAGAACACGGATGTCATCCAGCAGATCGACCCGCTCTTCGACGTGTTGTCGAGCACCGTCCCCTACCGTTCCGACCTCGTGCGGCTGGCGGCGGGCACCCTGGCCGCCGTGCGGTTACCGTCCCACCTGCCCGCCGAGTGGTGCGCCGAACTGGTGCGGGCGCTCGATGACTGCGAGTTCGACACCTACGACGAGCGGCGGATCTTCCCTCCGGTCACCAAGCTCGGCCCCGCCGTCTTCGACTACTACCTCGATCACGCCATCCGCGCCGAGTACTGGGAGCACGCCGAGCAGTCGCGCCGCACCTGGAAGCGGATCGTCGGTGACAACGACCCCCTGGACACGCTCATATCCGAGCTGCGGCTGATCTGGCAGGGCCCGGTCGAGGCCGCGACGGTGGGGGGCCGGGAGCTGTTCGTGGGCATGGTGCGCGAGTTGACGGGCGGGGCCCGCATGCACTTCGACGAGCTGATGCGCGAGTTCCCCGGCGTGGTGGACCAGGAGCTGGTGGCCCAGTTCGGCTTCAACTGCTACATCAGCGTGCCCGAGGAGGGCGGCGAGCTGGTCGTCTACCGGCGCCGCTGGAAGCCGAGCGACGAGCGCGAGCGCATCGGCTACGGCTGGTCCGAACGGATAGCGGCCGACGAGCCCCGGGTGATGGTCAAACCGGGGGTGGGCGACTCGGTCTGGTTCGACTCCCGCAACTTCCACTCCATCACCCCCAACACCGCCGGACGCCGCCTGTCCATCGCGTTCTTCTGCGGTGTCACCCCGGAGAACAAGCTCGTGCTCTGGTCCTAG
- a CDS encoding MFS transporter has protein sequence MDEGRRTAAAPTPGRGNLVAATVGNALEWYDWNVYALMAPFFATRFFVAGSATTALLSSLAVFAVGFVARPVGGLVMGVISDRRGRRTAMLWSIALMAAGSLLIGLTPAHDTIGVLSPLLLVFARLVQGLSAGGEFAASAAYLVESAPDRRKGLYSSFLYTGNLVGTLLATGLGALLALLLDHHAMTAWGWRVPFLVGGVAAVLIGLMRRQMDETLPPSVRRNTAGEAILAPLRRNAPAALVLCGITAGATVAYYTWIVALPGHAVAGGQLGPGQALLAATIAQAVLLAALPFVGMLADRVGPRRLILAFSGGWRCCACPSTHWPGSRSRACSPPRSSASCCSAGTEPPPRS, from the coding sequence GTGGACGAAGGACGCAGGACAGCAGCCGCCCCGACTCCGGGGCGCGGCAACCTGGTTGCCGCGACCGTGGGCAACGCCCTCGAGTGGTACGACTGGAACGTCTACGCGCTGATGGCGCCCTTCTTCGCGACGCGGTTCTTCGTCGCGGGAAGCGCCACCACCGCCCTGCTCTCCTCCCTGGCGGTCTTCGCGGTGGGCTTCGTGGCCCGCCCGGTGGGTGGCCTGGTCATGGGAGTGATCAGCGACCGGCGCGGCCGCAGGACCGCGATGCTGTGGTCGATCGCGCTCATGGCGGCGGGAAGCCTCCTCATCGGGCTCACCCCCGCGCACGACACCATCGGCGTGCTGTCGCCGCTTCTGCTCGTGTTCGCGCGGCTGGTCCAAGGCCTGTCCGCAGGCGGCGAGTTCGCCGCTTCGGCGGCCTACCTCGTGGAGTCCGCCCCCGACCGCCGCAAGGGGCTGTACTCCAGCTTCCTCTACACGGGCAACCTGGTCGGCACCCTCCTGGCGACAGGGCTCGGCGCCCTGCTCGCGCTGCTCCTCGATCACCACGCGATGACGGCGTGGGGCTGGCGCGTGCCCTTCCTCGTCGGTGGAGTGGCGGCCGTCCTGATCGGCCTGATGCGACGTCAGATGGACGAGACGCTGCCCCCGTCGGTGCGGCGGAACACCGCCGGCGAAGCAATCCTCGCCCCCTTGCGGCGGAACGCTCCGGCCGCGCTGGTGCTGTGCGGCATCACCGCCGGAGCCACCGTCGCCTACTACACCTGGATCGTGGCGCTGCCCGGCCATGCGGTCGCCGGTGGCCAACTCGGCCCGGGCCAGGCCCTGTTGGCCGCCACCATCGCCCAGGCCGTCCTTCTGGCGGCGCTGCCGTTCGTCGGGATGCTCGCCGACCGCGTCGGGCCGCGCCGCCTGATCCTCGCCTTCTCCGGGGGCTGGCGCTGCTGTGCGTGCCCCTCTACGCACTGGCCCGGGTCTCGTTCACGGGCCTGCTCACCGCCGAGGTCGTCGGCCTCCTGCTGTTCAGCGGGTACGGAGCCACCGCCGCGCTCGTGA